The stretch of DNA GGCCACCGCGCCCGCCCGAGCCGGCACCGCCCGCGCGGTCGCGGCGGCTCCGGGCGCTGCCGGCCCTGGCGCTGCCCGCCCCGGCGCGGGCGGTCGCGGTGGCGGCGCTGGTGCTGCTGCTCGCGGTGCTGGCCGGGTGGTCGCTGCCGCGCGCGACGTCGGCGGGCGCGCTGGCGCCGGCGCCCGGACCGGACTGGACGGCGACGCTGGCGGCGCTGGACGCGGCGCGGTCGGCGGCGTTCGCCCGCGCCGACGCCCGCGGTCTCGACGCCGTCTACGCGCCGGCCTCGGCGCCGCTGGCGGCGGACCGGGCGCTGCTGGCGCGGTACGCCGCCCGCCGCACCCGCGTCGCCGACCTGCACCTGGTGCCGGTGACGGTGGTGCCGGTGCGCGCGGACGACGCGGTGGCGGTGCTGGAGGTGACCGACCGGCTGCTCCCGTACACGGTCGTGGACGCGGCCGGGCGGCCGGTGGAGCGGTGGCCGGGGCGGGACGCGCGGCGGTGGCGGATAACGCTGCGGCGGGTCGCCGGGCAGTGGCGGATCGCCGACGTGCGGCGGGTCCCGGCGGTGCCCTCGTAGGATGGGCGGCGTGACCCAGCCGCCGTTGCGACCAGGCACGCCCGGCTGGGCCGAGGGCGCGGCCAAGGCCGCCCTCGCCAGCCGCGTCCGGCCGTCGCTCGTCCTGGACGAACGCATCGCGCGCGAGCTGCTCCAGGAGGCGGCGCGGTTCGATGTGAGCGCCGGCGGGCGGTTCTCCGCGGGGCCGGCCGGCGTGCAGGTCTGGTCCGGCGCCTGGGACGGCCCCGGCGGCACGAAGGGCAGCGCGGTCCACCTCGGGTCGGTGGACTGGACGTACGACACGCCGTCGAAGAACTACGTGACGATCTACCGCTCGATGGTCACCCAGGCCGGCATCGACGCGGGGGAGACCACCGAGTCGATCCTCACCACGGTGCTGAAGCTCGTCGGCCAGACCGTCGACGGGCCGCGCATCGAGCAGCCGATGCCGCCGGCGCGCGACCCGTTCCGCGGCTTCTGACGCGGCTTCTGACGCCGCGCCGGAGCGACTACCCGTCCAGCCCCAGCTCGGCCTCGAACGAGCCCTCCTCGAGCCGGTCCTTCACCGCCGCCAGGTAGCGCGCCGCGTCGGCGCCGTCGACGATCCGGTGGTCGTACGACAGCGCCAGGTACACCATCGACCGCACCGCCACGACCTCGCCCAGGTCCGGGTCGTCCACGACGACCGGCCGCTTCACGACCGAGCCGGTGCCGAGGATCGCGACCTGCGGCTGGTTGATGATCGGCGTGTCGAACAGCGCGCCGCGCGACCCGGTGTTCGTCAGCGTGAACGTCCCGCCGCCCAGCTCGTCCGGCGTCACGCGGTTGCTGCGGGTGCGCTCGGCGAGGTCCGCGACCTTGCGGGCGATGCCGCCGAGGTTGAGGTCCCCCGCATCCTGGATCACCGGCACGAGCAGCCCGCGCTCGGTGTCGACGGCGATGCCGAGGTGCACGGCCTCGTGGTAGGTCACCGTGCCGGCCTGGAGGTCGATGCTGGAGTTGACGACCGGGAACTCCTTGAGCGCCTCGATCGCGGCCACCGCGAAGAACGGCAGGAACGACAGCTTCGTCCCCTCGCGCGCCTCGAACGTCGCCTTCGCCTGCTCGCGCAGCCGCGCGATGCGGGTGACGTCGACCTCGACCACCGTCGTGAGCTGCGCCGACACCTGCAACGACTCGACCATCCGCTGCGCGATGACGGTGCGCAGGCGGGAGAGCTTCTCGGTGCGGCCGCGCAGGTGCGCCGTGGACGCGGCGGCAACGGAGCCGCTCGTCGTCGGCTGACCCGCCCGGCCCGCCGGGGCGGCCGCGCGCGCGCCGCCCGCGGCACCGGAGGCCGCGCCGGTCGCGCTGGTCGCGCGGCCCGAGCCGGCGCCGGCCGAGGCGGCGGCACCGCCCGCCGCGCCGCCGGCCGAGGCGGCCGAGGCACCGGCCGTACCGGCGGCCGCGCCGCCCTTGGCGGCGTCGAGGACGTCCTGCTTGCGGATGCGGCCGCCCATGCCGGTGCCCTGGACGGCGGCGAGGTCGACGCCGTGCTCGGCGGCGAGCTTGCGGACGAGCGGGGTGACGTAGGACGGCTTGCCGTCGTCGCCGCCCGCCGCGCCACCCGCGGCGGTGCCGCCCTCGGCCGTGCCGCCCTCGACCGGGCCGTCCTCGGCGGCAGCGGGGGCCGTGCTGCCGGGCGCGGGGGCGGACTCGACGCCGCCGGCGGCGCGTTCGGCCAGCTCCTCGTGCGTCGGCCCGGCC from Mycobacteriales bacterium encodes:
- a CDS encoding protein kinase, with protein sequence ARAAAALRHPNVLGLLGVDGDTLVLPYVPGGSLGAALATGARYAPAQAAALAAGVAAALAAAHAAGLVHGDVKPANVLLDGAGTPLLADFRGAGDPGDDVRALALLAGLLDPALRPLLDGARDAADAHARLVAYRPVVDGDDPEPTRDFGPRPPRPPEPAPPARSRRLRALPALALPAPARAVAVAALVLLLAVLAGWSLPRATSAGALAPAPGPDWTATLAALDAARSAAFARADARGLDAVYAPASAPLAADRALLARYAARRTRVADLHLVPVTVVPVRADDAVAVLEVTDRLLPYTVVDAAGRPVERWPGRDARRWRITLRRVAGQWRIADVRRVPAVPS
- a CDS encoding 2-oxo acid dehydrogenase subunit E2, encoding MAVSVTMPRLGESVTEGTVTRWLKKEGESVQADEPLLEVSTDKVDTEIPAPASGVLTSIKVSEDETVEVGAELAVIDGDGGSGDSGGSGAGAAGGEAPAADATAAEPAAAGSGEPAEAAAETTEPAASERAAADPGGAAAAATQQAQPDAAEEPAGPTHEELAERAAGGVESAPAPGSTAPAAAEDGPVEGGTAEGGTAAGGAAGGDDGKPSYVTPLVRKLAAEHGVDLAAVQGTGMGGRIRKQDVLDAAKGGAAAGTAGASAASAGGAAGGAAASAGAGSGRATSATGAASGAAGGARAAAPAGRAGQPTTSGSVAAASTAHLRGRTEKLSRLRTVIAQRMVESLQVSAQLTTVVEVDVTRIARLREQAKATFEAREGTKLSFLPFFAVAAIEALKEFPVVNSSIDLQAGTVTYHEAVHLGIAVDTERGLLVPVIQDAGDLNLGGIARKVADLAERTRSNRVTPDELGGGTFTLTNTGSRGALFDTPIINQPQVAILGTGSVVKRPVVVDDPDLGEVVAVRSMVYLALSYDHRIVDGADAARYLAAVKDRLEEGSFEAELGLDG